Genomic window (Saccharomyces eubayanus strain FM1318 chromosome XVI, whole genome shotgun sequence):
ACACAACGCCTTTCTGATAAAGACATCTTGGAAGGAATGAACTCTGTATCTGTGCCAGTGAATGTTGTTATTCCCCGAGATATAACGTCtcaagaagagaaactgAAAGTTGAGCTGCAACGTCGAAAATTAGAGAATATTGATCTCCATCCTAGTAGCCAGGTACATATTGAGGAACTTCTACGCTCTTTAAACATCGATACGAATAAGCATGAAGAGATCTACAGGGAGGTTTCACTTTACCTAcagaaaaatgaagacaGTAAGAATTCGATGGGCCCCTCGCAACATGACCATGCAGACATCGATCtaaattctttgaaaaaatatttgcaaaatattgaaaagaaggcaTACCAGAAAAATGTCATTGATAaacgaaagaaaaatcaaactcGTATCTATGAATGGAGCGCTGATTCTTTCTCTGAATCCGTACCGTTGACAGCAGGAAACATTTTATTTAAGAGGAGACCCAGCCGCCCATTAAAGCACTTAGCAAATAGAATAAGCACATTTTTGAACTcaaacaaaagaggaaaaaaggTCGGTAATGGCGAGAAAGCCATGAAAGGGAGTAGGCTACTGTTGCATTCATTGGATGACAATAAGGACATCACTGTGTCTGCCGAATTTGACTATggtttcttcaacatcaacTTCACAGACTTATTCGGCGTCATCAACGCCTCTGGATATCCACCAGAGAGAGTATTGGACCAGATCAATGACATTGAGCTAAAAGGTTGGAAATGCGTAGGGAACTTGTATGATAATACTAAAACGATAGTTTTCCAAAGTAGCGATCCATTATTCAAAGAGGAAGGAAGGGCTTCTAAAAGGCCGTCTACTGCTCGCAAGACAATCATCATTTCTATCACAACTTCAATAGTCTCACTTTATGCATATTATAGATACCGTCTTTCTCAACTCAAAGAGGCTAAAGTTAATTCATCTTGATCCTTTACATAGAAACatagtatataaaaaattgaatattcatcattttatcattgacAGCTCTGCCAAGTTCACCAGTCATTCAAGAAGACCAACgctttttctctcttaGCAGCTTGGTTATCTTTCAAGTAATTCTCTGTTTTGACACGGGAATAGAATATCGGGCAGTCATAGGATTTACATTCACTGGCGATATGGTCACTCTCAATGCTTGCATCCAAAGTGTAGCGATATGTGCATGTTCTACAcactgttttcaaattttcgtattctttttctctcttcaatttctctATTAGAAGCGATGATGTTGTGAAACTCCTTTTTGCTAAACAGTCATCGCAAAGCTGCGATGGACGTACTTGAGTTAGCTCTTCTCCGCAATTACAGCACGTTAAAGAGGTTCCTATTATTTCtagtttttctctttttttcccgGATGTATTGcttttcttggatttttctACTTCCTGGGCCCAAGCGCCAACACTTATACCAATTAAATTGAACAGCCTATCAAGGGGAGGCACCAACGTTTTATTTATGTAATATTCCGAGTCTAATTCCAAATCCTCGTTCTCAAAGAACTCTTCGGGCGATACACATCTTTCCCTAAGAATTTGTCCCTGTTTGCCCTTAACAACCAGGTATGGTACACGCTCCTTGTATTGAGGCTCTGCTCTATGATCTTCATTCATCTTTCTACTCGCGACAACTGCTCCTGGAGGAGCAGTCTTCTCGCTTTTATACGCTCCTAACTTAACCTCTTTGGCAAAGCAAAAATCTTGAGTAGACACCCTACcagtttgaatttttagaaattcACTTTGAAGGTAtctctttatttttgataggtcttttgtttggaaaagtaGTCGtatacatttttcaacaatttttttttgtcctGGAATACCGTCTCTTCTAACAGTTTCAATACCCTTAGCATCAAAAAAGGGAAGGGATTGGGAAGGTTTCTCATAGGAAAACCCTACATATCTCTTTTTGCTAACCAGTATAGAGGGATGATacactttttcaaacttcaaaaaaatgggtTTTGGATTGTTTTGGGTAACTTTTTCTGCCATAGCGTTACCAATATGAAAAGCCTCGTTGGCAGTCTTTCCAGGTAGATATACAAACAAACTATCTGTGTCACCATAAACTACTTTTGCATTCCACGTGTCGTCTCTCTCAATAATGTCTATTGCTTTCTCTAAAGTTTCTCTACCTGTTTGGACAATGCTGTCAGCCAAATCAGAGCACGGCATTCGACCAGAAAAGGATGCTGATGCATAACCATAGGTAACGTTAGCTAATAATTTAAGTGCTAATTGTTTGTTATCTAGAAGTCTTCTTAGACTGCTATTGTCACCGTTAACTTCAttcattgtcttcttcatcattacTCTGATATCCAGAATATCGGTTAACATTTTTGATAAGGTTGATTTTCGAACAGAAGTTTTGGCATAAATAACACCGTTAGGTGCAATAGTTACATCATCTTTTAGTAATGTCAAAATATTTCTCGGTAATGAAAATTTCGTCACTCCTAATTCATTGCCATTTAGGTTTGTCTCCCTTACTCTTCCTATCATTGTTGAATAACAATAATTGTATCCAATCATAATAGATGGATATAATGACTGAAAATCCAAAACCACTAAAGGACTTTTATAGAATGCGGATTCCGGCTCCATAACTAAAGGTACACACTCAAGTGCTTTTTGTTGACGAACCTCCTTCTTACCTGGTGAGAGGAGAATAAAACTTTCTGACTTGCAAATTCGAATTAGAAACGACTCTACTTTGAATTGCGACCCTCTGTAGTAAACGGAATGGAAATCAATACCAATTAATCTTGCCTGTTCAATATTTCGAGCAATATAATCTTGCTTTCTCAGCAACTGTACATTTATCCGAGCTCTTGCTAGCCAGTAAGAGATTACAGTTTTCAGTTTTGTAGAGCTTTTTTCAGCATTCCACATGCTGGTTAAAGATTTGTATGAAAAACGAGGTAACCTTTCATGTAAAATATTGAATGCAATGTTTTCAATGGTGTATTGTGTCAAGTTTATATCTGATCTTAGTGCTCTCCAAATGTTGATTATATGTCTTCCTGTGACTAAAATTCCCGAAGAATGTGCATATCCCCAATTATCCCGAGGtttgcttttgaatttATATTTAACTCGGGCAAGCTCTTCAACAATGTCGAACTGATGTATTTTTTGACACCTCTCGATTATATAACCCCAGGAAAAATTGTGTACTTCAAAACCCGATAGAATGTCAGGatcaaataataataccaaATCGGTCAGTGCTTCGAACATTTCAAACTCGGTTTCATAAAACATGACTGGAATGTTGCCAACACACTGTTGAATTTGAGTGGGGAAATTACTATccatattttctttgtgaGCAATCATGATTCCTTCGTGAGCAATATCCAAATCTAAAGGGTaggtttcttcttcgagGCACCATATAATCATGGAGACTTCATCTATTAGAGGATCTGGATTTTTGTCCCCCCTGGTGTTAACGTGGATTTCAAGCGTCAAATGTGTCAGAGAATCATACagtgttttgttttttcttttctctttgacgGAGGCATCACTAGCAAATTTgtataaaaatttattatGAGGTGTCTGCAAATCTATCTGTGACTGAATACTTTTCGTTGCTGTAGATCCGTGTTCTTTGCACCATTTTGCTACTTCATCAAATCTAGGTGGCTTTCTTATGTACTTCCAGGAAGAAAACATATCGAAAGTGGGTTTATTATAAATGGATATGGGTTCGCCTTCAAAATGGACCGGTATTCTTGCTGATAAATGTGTTGACGTTATTTCAAACCTTTTCCCCGCATAGGCGTAAGGTTTATTTTCTAGGTCTGcaggatttgaaaaaaaaggctcTTGATATTCCATTTTCGGGAATCCTTCTGCCTCCAATTCATCGAGAATATCTCGATAACCAAATGGAGGCACCCGATAAGCAAAATAGTTTTCTCTGTGGTGCAAATCTGGGGTCAtagtctttttcttttttctggTCACTGGAGAAATCCTCTCGGCAGAACCGAGCATCctcaatttcctttttcttgccaTATTTTGTGTTAGAATACTGTCCATTGAAAACTTTACCGTGCTCAGAGAAGCTATTTGATCGCCTAAAGAGTCAGCCGTATGCTCTAAAGTCTCTATGCTTTCCAAAGCATGTGGGCCAGGTTCGACCTTATTGCAGTTTTCTGTTAATCCTTCTTGGCCATTCTCAATATTCATGGTCTCATACACTGTAAGTAAGGTATCGGGCTGCTCTTCGTTTTTGTGCTCTACACTAGAGTTGGTAATTACAGTCTGTGGAAGGCTTGGCCACATCTCAGGTAATGCTTCAAACGGCTTTTTGATGTCTGAAAATTTCTGATGTTCGTCTATGAAAGTCTCAAAATTAGGTACTTGACCATCAAAAGTGCTGAGTTTATGTTGCGcttttttgtaaaatgcTTCAAATTCCTTAGAAGACTGCCATTCGTGGTCGTTCACGAGACGATTCATTTCTGAAGTCACTTTGTATTTACTTAATGATAATGCCTTTCGTTGCATGATCAGTTCATTCACCATTGCTTTAGTCGATGATACATACGGCTTGACTAGTATATCAGAAGTATCTCCCAATTTTTCCTTAAAGTCGTGATGTAAATCTCTATGCTGTAGTTCATCTCTATTTCTAATGAACTGTGGTAAAATGTCTAACTCAATCAACCCATTTCCAACGCGAGGAAAGTCCTTTCTATTAAGTACGTTATTAGGTGAGTTACAGTGCTGGTCCAAAAGTAATCGAAGCTCATCGTTTAATGTCAGTTTATCTATGTCCAGCATATTGTTGAGAACAGGTGAGCGAAAATAGCACTTGTCCAAGTTTATCCACGAGCAACcaaacaaattgaaatcaGCGGTCCATTGTAACAAGTAAGGGATATGCgattcaaatatttcaagCCTCTTGTCAAACATTTTGCCGTCCCTAACTAATTCAGAAAGCCTGTTTATACAGGATGGATTGAGCAAAGAAACTCTATAAAATAACGTCCAACCAACATGGTAGCCATAGAATGGTACGCCTTTCACGACAGACACGTTTGCGACATAAGTGAGATTTCCGAGTTTATCGTTGGTTGAATTCTGTTTggcatctttttttctattgaaaGATGCTTTGATCTTTTCCTCCAGCATTTTATGTACTTGAGCACATCTTTGGTGTCTTAGTGTACTTGTGTCAGATATATAGCCATCATACTTGATGAATATATATGGCAGAACACCATGGACATGGCACAATACTTGATGGCCTGAGGATGTATTACCAAACACACGAATAGTAGGAACCTGAGAAAATTGATTTAGGGGCAGGCTTTCACCATGCGACCGGTCTAGTGAGGTAGGTTTTGCCATATAGAAGTCATAGTTATTTAGCTGAATTCTAAAATATTCTGAATTTGGTTTAGAGAAGATATCAACCGTATGGTTCTCGTCTCTGTCGTTCTGATCTTGCGACATTTTCAGACATTTTACTGTGCTTTTGACTTGTAGTGTCGTAGTGTCTTGCCAGCTTTACCTATATTCTATGTAATGTTTTACTTGATTTaattatacttttttttttctttgaagattttttgtGACGACGGGTTTAAATTAAGACGATTAGTTGTATTATACTGATCCTAAAATAAAAGGGGCATAAAAAATACCTGCAAAAGCAAATAGAGCCACATCATTACAACCTTCGTGAGCATGAATAGTAGTAATACAGTTATCTATGttaaaattaaaggaaaaaggcCAGATGGGTTTGTAGATCCTCCAAAATTCGAGTGGAATAGTGCAAAAGAGCGCCAACTTTGGGCAATGGTATCAAATCTAAATTATTCGCGAGATCAAATAGATTGGCAAGCTCTATCCGAAGTGCTTGAAGCACCAGGGTTTTtcctaaaaaaaaggacGTATAAGTTGTTTGCTAAACATTTGGAACTTTTACAGATacaattggaaaagaagagagatCTTGagaagttttcaaatgtCCAGGTAAACGACAGAATGTTTGAGGTGTTAAATAATTATATCCCCACTTTACAAAACGAAAACTTATT
Coding sequences:
- the REV3 gene encoding DNA-directed DNA polymerase, yielding MSQDQNDRDENHTVDIFSKPNSEYFRIQLNNYDFYMAKPTSLDRSHGESLPLNQFSQVPTIRVFGNTSSGHQVLCHVHGVLPYIFIKYDGYISDTSTLRHQRCAQVHKMLEEKIKASFNRKKDAKQNSTNDKLGNLTYVANVSVVKGVPFYGYHVGWTLFYRVSLLNPSCINRLSELVRDGKMFDKRLEIFESHIPYLLQWTADFNLFGCSWINLDKCYFRSPVLNNMLDIDKLTLNDELRLLLDQHCNSPNNVLNRKDFPRVGNGLIELDILPQFIRNRDELQHRDLHHDFKEKLGDTSDILVKPYVSSTKAMVNELIMQRKALSLSKYKVTSEMNRLVNDHEWQSSKEFEAFYKKAQHKLSTFDGQVPNFETFIDEHQKFSDIKKPFEALPEMWPSLPQTVITNSSVEHKNEEQPDTLLTVYETMNIENGQEGLTENCNKVEPGPHALESIETLEHTADSLGDQIASLSTVKFSMDSILTQNMARKRKLRMLGSAERISPVTRKKKKTMTPDLHHRENYFAYRVPPFGYRDILDELEAEGFPKMEYQEPFFSNPADLENKPYAYAGKRFEITSTHLSARIPVHFEGEPISIYNKPTFDMFSSWKYIRKPPRFDEVAKWCKEHGSTATKSIQSQIDLQTPHNKFLYKFASDASVKEKRKNKTLYDSLTHLTLEIHVNTRGDKNPDPLIDEVSMIIWCLEEETYPLDLDIAHEGIMIAHKENMDSNFPTQIQQCVGNIPVMFYETEFEMFEALTDLVLLFDPDILSGFEVHNFSWGYIIERCQKIHQFDIVEELARVKYKFKSKPRDNWGYAHSSGILVTGRHIINIWRALRSDINLTQYTIENIAFNILHERLPRFSYKSLTSMWNAEKSSTKLKTVISYWLARARINVQLLRKQDYIARNIEQARLIGIDFHSVYYRGSQFKVESFLIRICKSESFILLSPGKKEVRQQKALECVPLVMEPESAFYKSPLVVLDFQSLYPSIMIGYNYCYSTMIGRVRETNLNGNELGVTKFSLPRNILTLLKDDVTIAPNGVIYAKTSVRKSTLSKMLTDILDIRVMMKKTMNEVNGDNSSLRRLLDNKQLALKLLANVTYGYASASFSGRMPCSDLADSIVQTGRETLEKAIDIIERDDTWNAKVVYGDTDSLFVYLPGKTANEAFHIGNAMAEKVTQNNPKPIFLKFEKVYHPSILVSKKRYVGFSYEKPSQSLPFFDAKGIETVRRDGIPGQKKIVEKCIRLLFQTKDLSKIKRYLQSEFLKIQTGRVSTQDFCFAKEVKLGAYKSEKTAPPGAVVASRKMNEDHRAEPQYKERVPYLVVKGKQGQILRERCVSPEEFFENEDLELDSEYYINKTLVPPLDRLFNLIGISVGAWAQEVEKSKKSNTSGKKREKLEIIGTSLTCCNCGEELTQVRPSQLCDDCLAKRSFTTSSLLIEKLKREKEYENLKTVCRTCTYRYTLDASIESDHIASECKSYDCPIFYSRVKTENYLKDNQAAKREKALVFLNDW
- the ATG29 gene encoding Atg29p → MNSSNTVIYVKIKGKRPDGFVDPPKFEWNSAKERQLWAMVSNLNYSRDQIDWQALSEVLEAPGFFLKKRTYKLFAKHLELLQIQLEKKRDLEKFSNVQVNDRMFEVLNNYIPTLQNENLLTVPTSPSETKGETLEEVDEEVTTEALQHLQTSKILNIHKAKSNSERKFDRNTPNDGAEKESERGTSDDDLSSSLSVSKSALEEALMDRLQF
- the MRX4 gene encoding Mrx4p — translated: MSVLYISPLLTKTKCLASGVDVRWIRFVSHAKGGGTKIADHNMSRVFDSKILKSGRIKAFKHAVYQSAVGKGKANFSPMEVDLITRLVNRGLKEGGKQDPANSLQDKLLLLNKSLLTQRLSDKDILEGMNSVSVPVNVVIPRDITSQEEKLKVELQRRKLENIDLHPSSQVHIEELLRSLNIDTNKHEEIYREVSLYLQKNEDSKNSMGPSQHDHADIDLNSLKKYLQNIEKKAYQKNVIDKRKKNQTRIYEWSADSFSESVPLTAGNILFKRRPSRPLKHLANRISTFLNSNKRGKKVGNGEKAMKGSRLLLHSLDDNKDITVSAEFDYGFFNINFTDLFGVINASGYPPERVLDQINDIELKGWKCVGNLYDNTKTIVFQSSDPLFKEEGRASKRPSTARKTIIISITTSIVSLYAYYRYRLSQLKEAKVNSS